In Drosophila subpulchrella strain 33 F10 #4 breed RU33 chromosome X, RU_Dsub_v1.1 Primary Assembly, whole genome shotgun sequence, the DNA window ttttgatacTATTTTTATATGTTGTTATCTTTTAAATCAGTTTTAGAGGCCCCAAAATTGtgcaaaaacattttaaattattttttgttaactGTTGATACCTTTCTAATATTTCAATTTTAGAGGcttatacatttaaaatttctgttGATCTGTtgctacatttttttttacacattttaattttaaacaccAGTAAATTGTTTTAAACAGTTggctattattatttatacaaaaatttgTAAAGGATTTTAAAATAGCATTATTCTTATTAGTAAGCAAGGACACGAACCAAGGAGAGGGCAGAGCCTGCAAAATTCTGCAGACTGCAACGCTGTGGCAACGCTGCGcgaatcgaaaaaaaaaacaatgtgCTGGGTGGAAAACAGAAGCAGCGGAAAATTCAACAAATAAGCGCTAAAGTAGAGAGcaggaaaagcggaaaatggCCAGGAACACGGGCAGTTCCTCGGGCTCCACGCCGGCCtcggcagcggcggcggcagcggcagcggcctCCAGTGCCAAGCAAAAACAACAGCGCAGCCCCCGTTTCAGTTTGTCCTCCAATTTGATCCTGGACAAATGGAAGACGATGATCGGATGCGTTTGCCTGGCCATAGCCTCGTACTTTGGCTACCTGGGCTACCTGGAAACGCGGGTCAATACCCCCTTCGATCACCAGAAGATGGTGCTGCATGCCGGTCTGGAGCAACCGGATCGCTATTGGGGCTCCTACAGGTCACTCAATTACTTTGGGATGAAGACCCGGGATCCCCATTCCCTGGTCATGGGCCTCATGTGGTATACGCCCAGCAATCTGGGTCCTGGGGGCCAGGGCATTCGCCACTGGTGCGAGCAGAGCGACAAACTGGACTCCTACGGCTGGACGCATCATGATGGTCGCAGTTTTGGCGTCCAGGAGATTCAGGATCTGCCCTTTGAGCTGAAGACATCGTTTGTTAAGTATCCCGAGGGCAAGCAGTACGGCGGCGATTGGACAGCCCGCATCTCGGTGAGGAATACCACGCGTGCGTGGGACAAAAGCATCTCGCTGATATGGTACGTGGCGTTGGATGAGCGCACCAATGGGCATATTAAGTACGTGTCGGATGAGAAGAGTCCGGAGCCGGGTGTCTATGGTGAGACGCAAGGATTGGGCGAGTTCCAGGTGCGTTTCCATGCCGTCAAGGGCAAGATCCTGCACAAATCCTATCTCAGCACGGTGGCCCCATCGCTGGCCAAGCTCAAGGATACGCTCTTCTCGCACTTTCGCGCCTTTGCCGACAAGCGGGGCAAACGCTTTATAGGACTGCCCGGCGAAATAGTCTCCCAGAATGGCCTGCCCAGCAACAATCCCGAGCCCAACTTCATAGCCATACAGATTACGGCGGAGGTGGACTTCACGCTGGATATCACATACCAATCCACATCGGGTTTTTCGCTGGGCGAATCCATACCCAAGCCGCCGACGGGCAGAGCCTATCAGGATGCGTTGCAGGCCAAGATTTCCCAGTTTGAGCAGCGTTTCGAGGAGCGATtccagctgcggcagaagggTCACTCGCCGGAGGAGGTGAAATTTGCGCGGAACGCTTTCAGCAACTTGGTGGGCGGCATTGGCTACTTCTATGGCTCCAGTCGGGTGCAGTCGGTGCACACCAAGAACCCAGTGCCGTATTGGAAGGCTCCTCTCTACACCGCAGTGCCATCGCGAAGCTTCTTCCCGCGCGGCTTCCTCTGGGACGAGGGCTTCCACGGCCTGCTGATCAGCGCCTGGGATGTGGACATCGAGCTGGACATTCTGTGCCATTGGTTCGATCTGCTCAATGTGGAGGGCTGGATACCCAGGGAGCAGATCCTGGGCGTTGAGGCGCTGGCCAAGGTGCCCGAGGAGTTTGTCACGCAGCGCAACAGCAATGCCAATCCGCCGACGTTATTCCTGACGCTCAAGAAACTGTTGACCAGCCACCGGGCGGAGTTGTCGCAAAACGGACGATTGGCCACGCTGGAACGGATGTATCCAAGGATTCAGGCCTGGTTTAACTGGTACAACACCACGCAAAGGGGTGGGTTACCACAAACTCCAGCTATCCTTGTCTATTTGATGTTAAATTCTTCACTTTACAGGTGAAATATTGGGCACCTATTTGTGGCGCGGTCGGAATGCCACTACCATGCGGGAACTGAACCCAAAGAGCTTGTCCTCCGGCCTGGATGACTATCCGCGTGCATCGCATCCCACGGACAAGGAGCGGCACCTGGATCTGCGCTGCTGGATTGCCCTGGCGGCCAGTGTGATGGCCGAGTTGTCCACGCTGCTGGGCAAAGATGATGTGAAATACTACGAGACGGCCTCCTATTTGATGGACAATGAGCGGCTGAATCGCCTGCATTTGGCGCCCTACAGTGAACAGTACTCGGACTGGGGTCTCCACACCGACCAGGTGAAGCTGAAGCGTCCCCCGTCGATGGCACCGCAGCATCAGCAGCggcatcatcatcagcagtaCCAGCAGCCCGAAATGCGACGTGTGACTGGCGAGGAGCCCACGTATCAGTTTGTGGACAGCACTTTCGGCTACGTCAGCTTGTTCCCCCTGCTGCTAGAGCAACTGGATCATGATTCGCCGTATTTGACCAAGCTGCTGCATGATCTTCGCGATCCGGAGCAACTGTGGACTAACTACGGTCTGCGTTCGCTCTCCAAACGATCGCCATTGTACATGAAACGAAACACCGAGCACGATCCACCGTATTGGCGTGGTCCTATTTGGATAAACATCAACTATTTG includes these proteins:
- the LOC119556346 gene encoding alpha-glucosidase 2; its protein translation is MARNTGSSSGSTPASAAAAAAAAASSAKQKQQRSPRFSLSSNLILDKWKTMIGCVCLAIASYFGYLGYLETRVNTPFDHQKMVLHAGLEQPDRYWGSYRSLNYFGMKTRDPHSLVMGLMWYTPSNLGPGGQGIRHWCEQSDKLDSYGWTHHDGRSFGVQEIQDLPFELKTSFVKYPEGKQYGGDWTARISVRNTTRAWDKSISLIWYVALDERTNGHIKYVSDEKSPEPGVYGETQGLGEFQVRFHAVKGKILHKSYLSTVAPSLAKLKDTLFSHFRAFADKRGKRFIGLPGEIVSQNGLPSNNPEPNFIAIQITAEVDFTLDITYQSTSGFSLGESIPKPPTGRAYQDALQAKISQFEQRFEERFQLRQKGHSPEEVKFARNAFSNLVGGIGYFYGSSRVQSVHTKNPVPYWKAPLYTAVPSRSFFPRGFLWDEGFHGLLISAWDVDIELDILCHWFDLLNVEGWIPREQILGVEALAKVPEEFVTQRNSNANPPTLFLTLKKLLTSHRAELSQNGRLATLERMYPRIQAWFNWYNTTQRGEILGTYLWRGRNATTMRELNPKSLSSGLDDYPRASHPTDKERHLDLRCWIALAASVMAELSTLLGKDDVKYYETASYLMDNERLNRLHLAPYSEQYSDWGLHTDQVKLKRPPSMAPQHQQRHHHQQYQQPEMRRVTGEEPTYQFVDSTFGYVSLFPLLLEQLDHDSPYLTKLLHDLRDPEQLWTNYGLRSLSKRSPLYMKRNTEHDPPYWRGPIWININYLAAKALHHYGKIEGPNAALARQIYAELRDNLVGNIFRQYQRSGYLWEQYDDTTGEGKGCNPFTGWTATVVLLMAEQF